Proteins encoded in a region of the Magnetospirillum sp. genome:
- a CDS encoding CoA transferase subunit A — translation MKKTYKTAAAALDGLLFDGMLIAAGGFGLSGIPELSIAAIRDAGTKNLTVVSNNAGVDGFGLGILLASRQIKKMISSYVGENAEFMRQYLAGELELEFNPQGTLAERMRAGGAGIPGFYTRTGVGTLIAEGKEHKEFDGQTYILERGIVADLAIVKAWKADPSGNLVFRKTARNFNPPAAMCGKVCVAEVEEIVPLGALDPDAIHLPGIYVHRIVAGKHEKRIEQRTTRKRAV, via the coding sequence ATGAAAAAAACATACAAGACCGCAGCAGCAGCGCTCGACGGTCTGCTGTTCGACGGAATGCTGATCGCAGCCGGCGGTTTCGGCTTGAGCGGCATTCCCGAACTTTCCATCGCCGCGATCCGCGATGCGGGCACCAAGAACCTCACCGTCGTGTCGAACAATGCGGGCGTCGATGGGTTTGGCCTCGGCATCCTGCTGGCCTCGCGGCAGATCAAAAAAATGATCTCGTCGTACGTGGGCGAAAACGCCGAGTTCATGCGCCAGTACCTGGCGGGCGAGCTCGAACTCGAGTTCAACCCGCAGGGCACGCTGGCCGAGCGCATGCGCGCCGGCGGGGCCGGCATCCCCGGCTTCTACACGCGCACGGGCGTGGGCACGCTGATCGCGGAAGGAAAAGAGCACAAAGAGTTCGACGGCCAGACCTACATTCTCGAGCGCGGCATCGTCGCCGACCTTGCGATCGTGAAGGCGTGGAAGGCCGATCCGTCGGGCAATCTCGTGTTCCGCAAGACGGCGCGCAATTTCAATCCGCCCGCCGCCATGTGCGGCAAGGTGTGCGTGGCCGAGGTCGAAGAGATCGTGCCGCTGGGCGCGCTCGATCCCGACGCCATCCATCTGCCCGGCATCTACGTGCACCGCATCGTG